The genomic interval CCGTGATGGGAAGACAGCTTCTCTTAAGTACTCACCATCACAAGCTAAGACAATAAATTCATGATCCGGTGTAATTTCTTTCTGTATCACATCAGGCAGAGCtgaacaaaccaaaaaaaaagccatataaatgaaaattcatcACCTTATTCAGGAAAATCCTGAATTTCCTTCACTTTCAACTCACTAAACTTATATTGCCTGAGTGATCTGTAAAACTAGTTTCCTCTGTGGCAACCCCCTCAGTTGATATCTATTATGTAATTATATGCATGAATATGATCTTAATTTGGCTTCTGTAAATTTTACATATTAAACATAAACAGTTCTGATGAGGGTATAGCTGTAATTAATGGATGTGGATGGCTTAAGTCAACAGAACAATCCATGtcaaaaattgtagaaaaaccAAAGCTGTAAAGTGAAAATCACCTTAGGACTCCAGTTGTCCTCCTATGTCACTGAAAGCTAAACTACAGCAACGCTACAAAAGGCAAGAGGGGTTGGGGATGGGGTGGGTGAAGGTTAATCCCCCCTGATACAATAAGTTGCACAGCTGCCAAGGAGTCCTTTGGCCTGTTTCTCGAAAGTCCAGGTAATTAAACAGGCTTGTAGAGCTGTTCTGTTTTTATTCAAGATTggggtttcaaaagttttgaaaaccaTGCAATAAAACTATCagatgaagaaacaaaatggaatgGTTAGGGTACCAGAACCTGCTTCTCTGTGTAAATTTTGAGTAACAGGGACTTTTGAGAAATGGGCCTGTGTTTTTGGCCCTTTTTAGTTAGAGTTGGGCTGAGGTTAAACCATTCGGCTCTGAAAAATCAGGTAGTGTTTTCTATCTTCTCTAAAACTAAGTTCTGGAGTTCAGCATGTTTTAAGAAGATGCATTTTTTACTCCACATCATTTTACTCCCTTATATAAACTATCTACTAATAACTAATCACACAGCTCACTTCACTGATATCAATACCTGTTACAATCTGCTCCTCTGGTGATTTCTTGTCATTCCTCTTGAAACAAAAATCTCCAAGTGCTCTTGACAGTGCTAAGTTGCCTATGGGTGAACACCAAAGAGGTAAGTGTTAATGCCACACAACCatgcttaacccttttaacccaaaaagtgaccagcatctaaattctccctacaataATACTGGTGAATCATTCAtttgagatcatgagaataaagaaaatgatcacaagctaagaagctttgattgttaaacaaattctccttgtcagcaccaaagggaatgtatagagaaaagtatggagaatttggatactgatgttagggtgtaaagggttgatatGATTTTTATGCATTTCTTGCCAATTACTCTCTAATCGTTGGCCCATACTATTACTCAAGTAGAGGATAAACTGTTTGTATTAGTGGAGTGCCTAGGTAACAGCACAAGAGagagaaaatgatcatcatTAAAGAAGACAGAATGTGGTTATGGTGTAAACTATATCACATGGAGTTTCTGCAATGACTCATCTAGTAGCAAACCTTGTCAAGCAGGGCTTAGCatgcaatgaaaagaaaaattgcagtTAGGTTTTTTATGCATGGCTAAAGCCTACAAGACTATCTATCACTATAAAGCTATCTAGCTTCTGTAGTTCACTTGAGTGCTTACCATTAACTCTGTTAAACTCCACCCAGCCCCCAGCAGCTATGATTCTTCTTGTTTCATCTTTTAAGAGACAAAAAGACAATCTTTCAGTGAAGGTGCTCCTTTATTGAGGTGCATGATGTTATCACAATCTTTATTGCCACTGGCATTGCTATATTTTATTTCAGGGCTGGCTCTTCAAACCAGCAAAGAGAAGAGAATTCTGTGATGTGATTGGCTATCAAGCAGGTAATATTGCAGACCCAAAAATTGCTTGCACCTGGTTTACATTCTTCATAATTTCTGGGAAGCCATCTCAACCTTCTGCTTAGTCAATAATGCACAAAGTGATCTTAAAACTCCAACTTAAACAGCCAGAAATTGCTCCATTGCCATGTTATCAGGTCAGGGTACAGTTTATTAGAGTGATGTcatgaattttgaaaaactcAAAAATTGTCAAGCTGTCATAGGAAATCTAACCTTTAATCTCCACAATAACACTCTTGTTCCCAGTTAATTCATAAGtatttttgaatttgtaaacACTGTCAAAccactttttaaaatattccccTTAGAGAGAAACCATTATTTAGTCAATGAAAAACTTGTGTGTTACCATCATTGCTTGGCTTATGATCAAAGGAAAGCTGTTCCACTGCTCCCTTTTTTGATGCAATGGCTCTAGAGTCTCCAACGTTTCCCTGATGAACAGGACAGAAAAACACAGGCAAAGATTTATTAAATCCAATGTAAGAAGAATTAACAAAGATATAAAACTAGATATCACTGACAACAATCATCATGATAATAACATTCTTACACAATAAATCTTGTTATTTTTGAGGATTATGACTATGGCAGTTGTTCCAGCCATTTCATCCTTCATCTGATCATCTGAAAACAAACCGTGGCAGCGTTATAGTGAGTTAAACACAGGAAACCTTTgcttttaaattacttttaaatttaataGGCAACATTAACAGAAATAATCACCCCCTTTTATCAAtcatggaggaaaaaaaaaaaccaaaagaagtGTCAAATTACTTTCATTAAAGTCAGTGCAAATCTTATTATTAGATACGTGATTGTTGGTAATCAATTGATTGTATGACTCATAGTATATGCTCATAATATGTTAATTCTGCTCTAAGTCataatttcagatttaaaatttcattttctcaagTGAAACAATATCTGGTGGAGCAAAACCCCAAGGTGTTTTTGCTGTTATTCTCTATTTATACTTTTTACCATTACCTATTTGTTCAATAAATGAATCTAAAGACCATAATAACTTGACTTCTGCTCAACTCTGTGCCAAAACACTACTGTACAATTCTTTCATCCACAGGGGGTCAACttccaaatgaaaacattttcaagatgGATCATGTGTAAAAAACTCAGACAAGCAAATTCAGTATCTTATACTCTTGGGGGCTTTCATTCTTGTGGAGTTCTCAACTGAAGCCTTGATCAATATTCCCTAGGAGTTGTTGTTTAGTGCTTGGTAAATTAGACTTCAGATCAAGAAGTGCATAATCCAGCTGGTAACCGGTTGTTGCGCTTACTGTCTGTTTGCCTACATCTAATATGTCAGTTTACAGTTCATATGTCAAAACTGAATTGTTTAAAAGTCCTTGTTGAACCACCCAGAAAAACTGAGTATTAAGATGAAATAAACCACTGTTTACGGTCTTAGTGTTTACTTGTGACTCGAGTGGCCTATACTAAAGGAGGTAGGACTttataaattaatgttttgattGTTAGTTTGTGTGCTTTCATGTGATCCACAAACTTAgccagatgaaaaaaaaatatataacagtTATTTGTGTTGACTTGTGACTTAAGTGGCCTATACCAGTACTAAAGAAAATGAGACTTTTCATGAACATATAATTTGAAAGGACATAGTACTTGGGAAATTAGCTTGTTCCCACTTTACTTCCCCATTCAATGTTTATATTGATGTTGCGATTtgttctttgtaaattagtgttttgttagtttgttcCCTTTCACATGATTCACAAACTTAGCtagatgaaaaaagaaaaatatatacatatatatatttatatacacacacacacacacacacacacacatttATATAACAGTTAAGGCATTATTTGTGTGGGCTTGTGACTTTAGGTGAAACTTTCATTAACATATCATTCAGATTTAGACATGGTAGTTTATTTAACAAAGGATTGTAAACAACATTTGTATTCACCAATCATATCATATCGCTGCAATTTCAATCCATCAGAGAAGAGATTGACACTATAAAAGTCCTAGTATTTTTTCTCTTGTCACCAGTTCGTTAGAACAATGCTCGCAATGGAAAAATCAATGTGATAGTCAACGCTATCATCAAAGCTATAATCATCAATATCATGGAAGAATTTGACTGCATCTTTTGCACACAAATCGTCACCTTCTGCCTAGAAGCCCTCCTCTGTGGTGGATGCAACAGATGGCAACACTGTCATTGCCACACTAGTGTTGACAGGGGGGGCAGGTGTCACGCGAACAACCCAAATGTCCCCGCATGTAGTAAGTAAAAAGTTGCTTGTAACAATTACATTGCATTTGTAACCTTCATTTTATATGTAGGCGATAAATATGTTTGTATCTATCAGAGACTGATTAATACATATTACAAAACCCAAATATATAACAAATGTTCTCTAGAATGTTGCAAAATGAACACACATCATACAGAATTACAAACATGCATTAAGAGTGTAATTGAAGAACTGTGTAATTTGAAACTGGAGATTCTACTGTATTTGCATAACTTGTTTATATGCGTACAAAGTCAACTCATTTCAAAAGCAGCCATTTTCATGTAACGGCCATAGGCTTGAAGGCAAGTTAACTCAAAAGCAACAGTTAACATTTGTGGTTTGAATTCACTGCACCAAGTGCAAATCAAATCAACTCACTCCAACTTCGCACATCAAGTAGGtgaatcaacaacaacaacagtgaGCTTTATTTGCATGACTAGAACTCTACAGCAGTGCAAAAGCGTGGAAAGCATGATAATTACTGTAATTTAAATATCAGGGTACAATTACAACATTGACATACATCATAACATTTATCCAATATTCCAAAAAGGGCCAAATCAATTTGTCTCTCATTTCAAAGCACAATGAGATGAACACAATTAACATAGTAATCATTAGAATTCATTAGTTGTGGtatcaaattttcatgtgaTAATTTTTGATCATCATCAATTTTTGTGTCAATTGAGTTAACTGTTTTATACAGTGATTGTCATGGTACGGACTTTAAGATGTAGGCAAACTAATATATTAGACATAGGCAAATTGACTCTAGACTAGGCAAACAGATGGTAGTCAAAACAACCCATAGGCGAAACAACCGTAATTCAATCCAGCTTAACCATTCAGTATTTGTAAATATAGAAGGCATACCTTTCTGCATATCAGTATCACAAGCTAAGAAGCCTCCTTTTATTGCTTCACCAATATTTCCCtttgctaagaaaaaaaaaaaacgggcaagaaattgaaaaagtgGGTCCACACTTCAAATTCCAATAAATAGTGTCGATATCAACTTACAAGTGAAAAAAGCATAAATTGACGATGCACTCGTATCATAATAATATTATGCCTTACCCCAGGAAGGATGAGATGTAATTTTTGTGTGAATGCTTCTCCCACAATACTGCGCTACCCGTGCACCTTGCAATGAAATAGAGAGGAAACGAGGCATGATTAAAAAGTACACAAAATCTACTGATCACAAGTGTCTCACAGTTTCCATTGCAAAGGGAAAAGATTAGTAACTGAACCATAAGCTCAATGACAAGTTATTTGTCATTACTTCTGAAAAAGACAGCATTTCCATGGTTATTATTAGTGGAACATTGAACAAGaataaagtgaaattccctTTAAAACTTGCTGCATTATCCAAAAGATGGAAAATGCCATGAATTAAATAACATCATCATTCATCGTTAATCAAGTGTTGTTCCACTCACCTCCATGCCCATCATAAACTCCAAAAAAAGCTGTGCCTTTGTCCTCTTTTAGAGATAAAATCTCTGTATGGGAATCCTCCATGTCTAAGTTGAAAGTTTAGGAAGTTCAAAGTTTCCTATGGTTTTTAAACAAATAGTATGTTGCCTTTGGCCAGTGCAGAATCTGCACATAAGAAGGGGGGAGAGGGTACTACTAAGAATTCATGGCAAAGGTGTGTCCCTTAGTTACCTAAATCCTGAAACTATTTCAAACCAGAACAAGTCATTTTCCAAACTTGTTGCAGATCTGAAGCCTATTTCTTAAAGGTCCCTTTAAGTTAACAGGCATGTAAAGCAGTTCTGTTTTCAATCAAGATGGGGGTTGCAAAGTTTCAAAAAGGCTACCCCAGAAAATTATccgctaaagaaacaaaatggactggttgGAGTGCCAGAACCTACAGTACTTCTCTATTCTTAgaacttattttaaaataggGCCTCAGATGTAATGAATTACCAAGTCTTTCGAGAATGTGGCTACTGGCCTTTAAAATCCAAGTTTACTTCCACAACTTATGGTTAAATTTGTGTATTTGGACAAGCTTCCTAATAGTGCTTCAGTCAGGAATAGGTAAATTTTATCAAGTATTTCAATAACATTATTAAGTTACTCTTCCTtctcttttattcatttattaatttaaaaagacAGATACATTTACAATAGATGCGTGTGTGATCTCCAAGAAAACTATCCCCAATGTAAATCTATTGCTGTTTTCAAACTAATGTGCTCTTAAAACCATACCCTTTGGAGTGACAAACATCTACTTAGCTTGCAGTGGGTGGTGTTACTGTTCTATGAATACTTTTAACCCTTGTAACTTGTATTTCCCCCtttaatatctatacattatccagccactaggtaatgagaatattcaaacttatcaggaagttGTCTTGATCTACCACCAAAATCTCAAAACCTATTTACAAAGAATTATGTGCAAgttagatgggagaattaacaatcagatatcaggagtttaagggttaaatgtcCAGCTATTAGAAAATAGCTAAGAGGACACAACCAAGTGCCTGAAGGCAAACTGTCCATCGCAATAGCTATAACTTGCCACTTCCCTTCTAGTTGTAATATAACATTTTGGGTACATACAACAATAAAGCAAaggtaaaaaatgttttagatcaATGCAGATACTTCACTACTTGTCTACTTAAAAAATATGGTGATTCAGAAAGGAGTAGCTAGCAAAAATACCAACCCTCAATGCATGTGGAGATCATGGACAATATCTTTGAGTCATGTGGTTTCAAcaaatattaaccctttaactcccagatcaaatgtGTAATTCCACTTAAtgttaaccatacaattcttagaatgttagttcagagaatttagcattgaatcaattaattatccccaaattgatatttttctttattctcattagttatctggttgatattgtattgatattgtaaggagaaattatgtcttggtcactcatgggagttaaagggttaaagaaaatcCAGCAACAAAAAGGATACTTATTCTCCATCCCTGCATGCAGGAAGAACCAACTTTGTACAATTTGTTTGAACAAGAGGAAGTATCTTTAGTAGTGACAGGTTCTGAGAGAGTCTGACCCATCctgaaacacaaaataaatCTTGTTATCATATGACCCCTTTTGCCTTGCTTATTCAGTAATTGAGAGCACCAAAAAAAAGCTGACATGCATATGGCCGTATGGGTTGACATGAACCAGATCAAAAGTTGCCTTACCACCAGCActactctgttttttttttcccaagaatGTGAGTTCTGTATGTGGAATTTgacttaaaataaacaaaagtgaGGAAATAAGTCTTGCTTTGCAATCAATTTTGAGTTTGTGTTCTGACTCCAAGAAATAacatttaagtttttcttttaaaacctctcttgttgttgttgagCCTCCTTGTTACGTTTATAATCATGCCCCACTTACATGTAAGTTCAAACAAAATAtaagcatttttaaaaaaatacttattgactgagtttggtcaAGCCAGACAGGAAAATAGTTGGCTCTCAGTCACGACACAGGGAGCCAGTGTAGCATCAACATAATGACCTTGAGCCACTCCTGCCAATCCTGCTCCTCCACTCAGGCAATAAATACATAATAGCAAGGTTGTTAGGTAGTAACTAAGCAATAAAGATCAAAGAATTCTCTTGCAGCTATGTACAATTCTCTGGATAAAATTTAATGACCAGAATGATTTCAAATTCAGATATGGAGACTCTCCTCTTGATTTAAACAGTACATACTTTTCTGCACCATAGAATTTAACTATGAAAATGTCATGGAAAATTATCACCAGACACTAACCATACAGCTTATATTTAATAACTCTCACTGTCTTCAAAATCTTTTTCCAATAACAtcttctttaaccttttaagcAACTGATGCTTTTTAAGGGAAGGTGACAAATGCTTCATATGTGAAGAGTGATTATacccaaaattaaaatatgaCAGGGGGaattttacaaaaaggaaagtCAAGGTTAGATTTGAAGGTTTCCCTTTTTAATACGTGACATGAGAAGTACTATTTTAAGTATATGATGTATTAATTTGTCTAAAATTTGCGCATGAAATGGAAACAAGATCCACCCTCTGCTACcctcttaacccttaacacccagACGTGATTCATGTGAAACTcctccctataatatccataaattatccagcaaagagCAAACAAGAATACctaaacttatcagatagaagttgttatcttgatctaataccaaattcaccTAACTTATTTGCCAGGAATTGTGTAAAAGCTGGAGGgaagaataaacaatcagatctcagGAGTAAAAGGGTAAAAGgatataaaaacaaatgaaagcaaaCATTTTCTAATTCCAACAGCTTGCTTTCAGTGTTTGGGGAAACCACGAGGCTTACAAAGACATATTTCAAAAGAGGAGAACCTGTCTTAATATGACATGTTAATATCCCACAGTTTTatgcagttttttcttttttttattacatgcAATAAATGGATTTTTAATTGTGGGATTATTCAACTGCTCATGCAAAGTTATGCTTCAAAACAACCACCAAACTCAGTGAGAGAAATATCAAAAATGGACTGATCTGCAACTTAAACGGCAATTTctcgttaaaaaagaaaatttcctgCACTTCAACTCACACATCGATCTTAATTCAAAACACTCTGTCTTGATTTCACCACCTTAAATATACCTGATATATATAAATGGTACTAATAAGTGTTAATTTTCCGCAATTTAATCACACCTTACGGCTGATTTAACAGACACTTCCAACTCACAGCAGATAAAAGATCTGTTACGCCGAACAAATGTAATCCTGGTCGCAGGAAACAGTCAATAACACAACAAACATTTACCAACAAAAAGATATCAAGCGGCTTCATATCATCAATTAATATTAACAATggccaaaatttaatttttccgaTCCAAGATAATAATGATTTGCGCTCGGTGTACTAAAAATATTCATGctttcaatgaaagaaaataccGCTAAAAATAGAACCACAGGTACCAAGGTTGCTTTGATATGCAGCACTATGAAAAAGCAAGGTTAGCATCTAGTAGATACGTAAGAACGGTGTTTCttacaaattaatattttgctatGTACTATGATACAATGAAAGCATCCTTCATTAAGCCAAGAAACAGCTGTATTGATAAGCTTTAAGTACACCTACTAATGGTCCCACTAAACCATTACAAGGCATAAATATCATTGCTCAAAACACAGATCTCTCTCGAAAACATTCGAAATCTGTGTCCACATTGCGCGAAGTTACATTCCGCAAAACTCCCCGTTTTTCCGAAGGAAAACCAATTATTGCCATATGTTTTGTACAAAACGAAGCAAGGCTATCATGTATTATTCAAAAATTCGTCCACGCAAAGGGAAAATCCTGAATATAAAATGCATTCAGTGCATTCACAACGCGTCGAATTCAAATTGAACTTAGTACAATTGTTGTGTTTCGTGTTTGTGCCAGcgaaaaaatactgaaaagttAGAGACTGTCGATTATCCTATTTTCCTATCctaaaataatacaaattcGAAACGATCGTCCGAAGACTTTCAATCGTAAACAAGCAAGGCACTGGGCTTGCGAGtggaaaacgtttttttctttcgtttctggCAGATCGAGTTTGTGTAAGGCAAAAGTTCAACAACTTGCAGGAAACGGCAAGCTTTATATTTAGAAACATCTATCTTGTAGAATTACTTTGAAGAGAGGAACGAGCACCGGTTCTTGACAACGGAGTGGATGATAGCATTAAGAGGCAAAAGGCTTAATTTCTCATCATATTAGCAGATAACGAAAAGGAAAGTGTGCAAGGGGAACAGATACAAGCTTGTCTATATTTAAGTTAACAGTTTATAACAGATAGCGAGTAACTCACCTTAATTTGACGAGAAATTAGTTAACACCAAACCGCTGATCCAACACAAGTTAGAGATAACTTTTCTAAGAGAAGCTGATAGTGTTAGCGGAGATCAGAGCTAGCGCCTACCAAAGTTTCATGTAAACAGTCGCATCAAAAAATCTTTCCAACTCGACATCTTGAAAGCTCTATTAAGTCACGTGAGAGGGGAGACGGAATGTGCTTAGAGGGTGTGGGAATTATTGATCACCTTAAAGGAGAGAATGACCCAGATTTTACAAATGCAGAAACAATCGATAAACATTGTAAAcagacaaataaacaaatactcCAACTAAACAAACTTGTGCATGTAAGAGAGAGAATATAACTGCATTTGTAGCTTTGAAAATATCCATGCTGCATGAAAACTTTGCAATTccctaaatattttttctacaaAGCTTTATCACACGTTTGTCTCTgatttgctgtttttattttccattttttttcggacaagcaagaaagaaattcataaaTCATACTGGTCCTACTAGCGAGTctaatgacaaaatttgtcatttcgTTTCAAATCTACAAGTCACGGTCACGTTCGCCATCGTCACGCAATCCTATAGTGACACTTAATGACACAACTATATTTACGTTCTGGCAATTTCTGGCGTTTTACAGAGCGCTGTCACCACAGTTACGAGAGGCCAAATATTAATAAATTCCTCACGATATTTCAAAGTGCTTATCATCCATATGTTTCGGagactgagagaaaaaaaatacacatgtATGCACAGCTATCGGTGTTCTTGCCATCATAAATATTCCGGTGATGTTTCTATTGGTCAGTACAGAGCacaaagaaaacatgaacaATTTTGGTTAGGTCAGGGTTAGGCTTCAAACCTTTCATTGGCTTGAATTGAACGATGCGATAAGAAAAGATAAGGTTTTTTTCTCAACCTGGTGAAAGAAAAACGGCGAGCATACatttgacataaaaaaaaattaaaatactgtATATTTCTACTTGTTTTGGCCGAAGTGGAAAATTTCTAACCAAAAAGGGAAGTGATTGCTCTGACCATGACTCCACATGATGACAATTCCAATTCGGATCTATTATGTtcgaaaaaatgaaatgaaataaccCTTTTCTATTTCAAGCGCGCTATAAAAAGACATGGGAAAAAGGGAAACGCaatgaaagcaattttttcGTGTTGAATCAGCGAAAAGTCAACACGAAGTCGAGGCTTGGCGCGAGCGGAAGCCGTGATCCTCGTGTACCACGCATGTGCCCGATACACTGTAGCTCAAGTATCTGATGGATGCGGAGGCTAACAGGGAAGAAAGAGAGCGGGGATGCGGACCAAGATAGGTTCCGGCGACTCTCTAAAACAACTCCGCGCACTTCAAATCAATTTGCTATGTCTAATTCGTTAGACAGCAGGGTTGGGAGCTTTGAAGAAGCAGACTCTGGCGATAAATCGTGCACGCCAACGACTGATGAACTACAGCAATCGGGCAATAGACAACAATATGACGTGCCGGCCAGTTTCCGTTTTGTGTATCTTGGAAGTTCGGTCCTTGACAAGCGCTACACTCAGCATATGCTACCGTGGGTCATTGCTGAGATCCGGCGGAAAAACGAGCGAAATCAGATTGATTTAAATGTCAAAGAGATGACAGTAGAGGCAGTCGACTGCTCCGCAGCAAGTACTTTATTTCAACATAAGTGCAGACCATAACACGCTGCGCGCGTTCTGTGGACAAGAAGTGTTTTGCCTACCTGACTAAAATACCCGATGATGTATCTTCCTGTCACTGCTACGTGTTTGAAGCCGTCGAAATAAGCTCGGTAAGGGTTATCTTCTGTGATATCATCAGCAGGTTGCTTTGCAGTGTCTCTGATTTGATAGG from Pocillopora verrucosa isolate sample1 chromosome 14, ASM3666991v2, whole genome shotgun sequence carries:
- the LOC131782425 gene encoding probable protein phosphatase 2C T23F11.1, with the translated sequence MGQTLSEPVTTKDTSSCSNKLYKVGSSCMQGWRINMEDSHTEILSLKEDKGTAFFGVYDGHGGARVAQYCGRSIHTKITSHPSWAKGNIGEAIKGGFLACDTDMQKDDQMKDEMAGTTAIVIILKNNKIYCGNVGDSRAIASKKGAVEQLSFDHKPSNDDETRRIIAAGGWVEFNRVNGNLALSRALGDFCFKRNDKKSPEEQIVTALPDVIQKEITPDHEFIVLACDGIWDVLSNQEVIDFVRIRIAQKMEPEQICEELLTRCLAPDCQMGGLGCDNMTVIIVCLLQGGTYEDLCLKCSRPSDSSSAYNGNSAPFYS